In Coturnix japonica isolate 7356 chromosome 9, Coturnix japonica 2.1, whole genome shotgun sequence, a single window of DNA contains:
- the CEP19 gene encoding centrosomal protein of 19 kDa, which produces MSRTALQCGVRFQPPSVILIYRDNDKTRRRIIPVRNFSQSSDCGVAAEQLKNNPRHKAYLEGVSLCQLKKLHVLLRGHLRGESLAESLGKIEQEQNIDPEEDMNKLDDEELAKRKRIMDELFEKNRKKKDDPDFVYDIEVEFPQDEQLESCGWDGESCEEV; this is translated from the exons ATGAGCCGCACGGCGCTGCAGTGCGGCGTCCGCTTCCAGCCGCCATCCGTCATCCTCATCTACAGGGACAACGACAAGACCCGGCGGCGCATCATCCCCGTCAGGAACTTCTCCCAGTCCTCAG ATTGCGGCGTcgctgctgagcagctgaagaaTAACCCTCGGCACAAAGCCTACCTGGAAGGAGTGTCGCTGTGTCAGCTAAAGAAGCTGCACGTTCTGCTGAGAGGCCACCTGAGGGGAGAGAGCCTGGCTGAGAGCCTGGGGAAGATTGAGCAGGAGCAGAACATTGACCCCGAGGAGGACATGAACAAACTGGACGATGAGGAGTTAGCCAAAAGGAAACGCATCATGGACGAGCTCTTcgaaaagaacaggaagaaaaaggacgACCCGGACTTTGTCTATGACATCGAGGTGGAGTTTCCCCAGGATGAGCAGCTGGAGTCctgtggatgggatggggagtCGTGTGAAGAAGTCTGA
- the NRROS gene encoding transforming growth factor beta activator LRRC33 has translation MEALLPVFSLLLLAVGWGDGAGAAWAVSPGGCEHVQSTADCRRKWLSSVPGNLQGDIEVLLLDDNTIRVLGRASLLSYHQLKHLSLTKNRMELIKPGAFLGSQGLHALSLADNQLFTNYSLTAAALSALPALRTLDLAGNQLTEDMASVLLSNLSSLESLSMARNVIMRLDSSIFTNLTQLLELNLERNYIFEIDRAFEGLQRLQRLNIAYNYMTCIVDFNLTQLRVLNVSYNIIEWFLALESDDLFELEVLDLSHNQLLFFPVLPRQSKLHSLLLKDNEMSFYQLLPNGTSLENVTVQFLLIDGNSTNVTTVRLWDEVCYSNLSSLRLLDMSQNQFWYLPEGFLAKMPSLTHLKLNQNCLETFHLSQRDPLAMLTDLDLSQNLLTELWEDMGTGPTLPSLQQFNLSTNMLRALPAGIFTHTKHITTVDLSYNRLDLCPQPVILGQSAPCVDIRGLTTLTHLSLAGCGLRALGGHPFRGTALTHLDLSDNREALLGDLGWLRDLAATLQVLSLRNTNLSSTTSVDFSAFQSLVGLDLSGNTLTALPASLGALKLLSLDLRDNCLTALPADMAWRPLGRSLQELYLSRNPYNCCTLGWWQALHGVEQLRVPDGREVTCNYDSQRLSAWVLPEPVLRDCQWRTADMALLYLVLALPTCLTLLVAFTVLFLMLKPKLLKMVKRRCGVSSPY, from the exons atggaGGCCCTGCTGCCTGTTTTCTCCCTGCTACTTCTGGCAGTAGGATGGGGAGATGGGGCGGGCGCAGCGTGGGCAGTGTCTCCTGGTGGTTGCGAGCAT gtgcagagcactgcagactGCAGGAGGAAATGGTTGAGCTCTGTCCCTGGGAATCTGCAAGGTGACATTGAAGTGCTGTTGCTGGATGACAACACTATCCGGGTCCTGGGCCGTGCCTCTCTGCTCTCATACCACCAGCTGAAGCATCTCAGCCTGACCAAAAACCGGATGGAGCTCATCAAGCCTGGTGCCTTCCTAGGCAGCCAGGGCCTCCACGCTCTGTCCTTGGCAGACAACCAGCTCTTCACCAACTActcactgacagcagctgctctttctgctttgcCAGCCTTAAGAACGCTCGATCTTGCTGGAAACCAGCTCACTGAGGACATGGCTTCTGTTTTGCTCAGCAACCTGTCTTCCTTGGAGTCCTTGTCCATGGCTAGGAATGTCATCATGAGACTGGACTCTTCTATCTTCACCAACCTGACGCAGCTCTTGGAGCTGAACCTGGAGAGGAACTACATCTTTGAGATTGACCGAGCTTTTGAAgggctgcagaggctgcagaggCTCAACATAGCTTACAACTACATGACGTGCATCGTGGACTTCAACCTGACCCAGCTCCGGGTGCTCAATGTCAGCTACAATATCATCGAGTGGTTTCTGGCCCTGGAAAGCGATGACCTCTTTGAGCTGGAGGTGTTGGACCTGTCCCACAAccagctccttttcttccccGTGCTGCCCCGGCAGAGCAAGCTGCACTCCTTGCTGCTGAAGGACAACGAGATGAGCTTTTACCAGCTCCTCCCCAATGGCACGTCCCTGGAGAACGTCACCGTGCAGTTCCTGCTCATCGATGGCAACTCCACCAACGTCACGACGGTCAGGCTGTGGGACGAGGTCTGCTACAGCAACCTCTCCTCCCTGCGCCTCCTGGACATGAGTCAGAACCAGTTCTGGTACCTGCCGGAGGGTTTTCTGGCTAAGATGCCCTCTCTGACCCACCTGAAGCTCAACCAGAACTGCCTGGAGACCTTCCACTTGTCACAGCGGGACCCCCTGGCCATGCTGACGGACCTGGACCTCAGTCAGAACCTGCTGACGGAGCTGTGGGAGGACATGGGCACCGGGCCCACcctgcccagcctgcagcaatTCAACCTCAGCACCAACATGCTGCGGGCGCTTCCTGCCGGCATCTTCACTCACACCAAGCACATCACTACAGTTGACCTCAGCTACAACCGCCTCGACCTGTGTCCCCAGCCGGTCATTTTGGGCCAAAGTGCCCCCTGTGTGGACATCAggggcctcaccaccctgacCCACCTGTCCTTGGCCGGCTGTGGTCTACGGGCTCTGGGCGGCCACCCCTTCCGAGGGACAGCCCTGACCCATCTGGACCTCTCCGACAACCGGGAGGCTCTGCTGGGGGACCTGGGGTGGCTGCGGGACCTGGCTGCGACGCTGCAGGTGCTGTCCCTCCGCAACACCAACCTGTCCTCCACCACCTCGGTGGATTTCTCTGCCTTCCAGAGCCTGGTGGGCCTGGACCTGTCGGGGAACACCCTGACCGCCCTCCCCGCCTCGCTGGGCGCGCTGAAGCTGCTCAGCCTCGACCTGCGGGACAACTGCCTGACGGCTCTACCTGCGGACATGGCCTGGAGGCCGCTGGGGAGGAGCCTGCAGGAGCTCTACCTCAGCCGTAACCCCTACAACTGCTGCACGCTGGGCTGGTGGCAGGCCCTGCATGGCGTGGAGCAGCTGCGTGTCCCCGACGGGCGCGAGGTGACCTGTAACTACGACTCACAGCGGCTCAGTGCTTGGGTGCTGCCTGAGCCCGTCCTGCGGGACTGCCAATGGAGGACGGCCGACATGGCCCTGCTCTACCTGGTGCTCGCCCTGCCCACCTGCCTGACGCTGCTGGTGGCCTTCACTGTGCTCTTCCTCATGCTGAAGccaaaactgctgaaaatggTGAAGAGGAGGTGCGGGGTGTCCAGCCCGTACTGA
- the FBXO45 gene encoding F-box/SPRY domain-containing protein 1: protein MAAGPGGGAAGGAGWRLPGRVLELVFSYLELRELRSCALVCKLWHHVLHGDENSEVWRSLAARCLAEEALRTDILCNVPTYKGKVRAFHHAFSTNDCSRNVYIKKNGFTLHRNPIAQSTDGARTKIGFSEGRHAWEVWWEGPLGTVAVIGIATKRAAMQCQGYVALLGSDDQSWGWNLVDNNLLHNGEVNGSFPQCNNAPKYQIGERIRVILDMEDKTLAFERGYEFLGVAFRGLPKVCLYPAVSAVYGNTEVTLVYLGKPLDG, encoded by the exons ATggcggcggggcccggcggcggggcggcggggggagcggggtgGCGGCTGCCGGGCCGGGTGCTGGAGCTGGTGTTCTCGTACCTGGAGCTGCGCGAGCTGCGGAGCTGCGCGCTGGTGTGCAAGCTGTGGCACCACGTCCTGCACGGCGACGAGAACAGCGAGGTGTGGCGCAGCCTGGCCGCGCGCTGCCTGGCCGAGGAGGCGCTGCGCACCGACATCCTCTGCAACGTGCCCACATACAAGGGCAAG GTCCGTGCCTTCCACCACGCCTTCAGCACCAACGACTGCTCCCGGAACGTGTACATCAAGAAGAACGGCTTCACTCTGCACCGCAACCCCATCGCCCAGAGCACCGACGGCGCCAGGACCAAGATCGGCTTCAGCGAGGGCCGGCACGCCTGGGAGGTGTGGTGGGAAGGGCCGCTGGGCACCGTGGCCGTCATCGGCATCGCCACGAAGCGGGCGGCCATGCAGTGCCAGGGCTAcgtggccctgctgggcagcgACGaccagagctggggctggaacCTGGTGGACAATAACTTGCTGCACAACGGGGAGGTCAACGGCAGCTTCCCGCAGTGCAACAACGCGCCCAAGTACCAG ATAGGCGAAAGGATTCGAGTTATCCTGGACATGGAAGACAAAACGTTAGCGTTTGAGAGGGGCTATGAGTTCTTGGGAGTTGCCTTCAGAGGACTGCCCAAAGTTTGCCTGTATCCGGCAGTGTCCGCCGTGTACGGGAACACAGAAGTGACTTTGGTCTACCTGGGAAAACCTTTGGATGGATGA
- the WDR53 gene encoding WD repeat-containing protein 53 — translation MAARWHGAHCGSVLCIAAGTDGPVASGAERGELALWGRDGVSAGLLRLNPAEHDVAALSFSPRRPHLLYAAHGPAVAVLDVRAPREPVERLRFNEDEIDCLASSHDGTLLAAADDSGAVKVVDLDGNKVIRSLRHHNICSSVAFRPQRPRSLVSCGLDMQVMLWNLQKARPLWTVNLQECGTEEDSLQSAGQLFNPPLAHSLSVASCGNVFGCGAQDGKVRIFRITGLKFERELEFKGHSLGVSQVLFMPESYCLLTGGNDGKVLLWDVSSDIGKQQKSPAKSVHKRKGQAAARKDGKLNKVASSERAGILPKLTIEHGDKVNWIMCTEIKGSTRVLVADQSSSISVYPLPES, via the exons ATGGCGGCCCGGTGGCACGGCGCGCACTGCGGCTCCGTGCTCTGCATCGCCGCCGGCACCGACGGGCCCGTGGCCTCGGGGGCCGAGCGCGGCGAGCTGGCGCTGTGGGGCCGGGACGGCGTGTCCGCGGGGCTGCTGCGCCTCAACCCCGCCGAGCACGACGTGGCGGCGCTGTCGTTCTCCCCGCGCCGCCCGCACCTCCTGTACGCCGCGCACGGCCCGGCCGTGGCGGTGCTGGACGTGCGGGCGCCGCGGGAGCCCGTGGAGCGGCTCCGCTTCAACGAGGACGAGATCGACTGCCTGGCCAGCAGCCACGACGGGACCCTCCTGGCCGCGGCGGACGATTCCGGGGCCGTCAAGGTGGTGGATCTGGACGGCAACAAAGTGATCCGCTCCCTGCGGCACCACAACATCTGCTCCTCCGTCGCCTTCCGGCCGCAGAGGCCGCGCAGCCTCGTGTCGTGCGGGCTGGACATGCAG GTTATGCTGTGGAACCTGCAGAAGGCTCGTCCCCTGTGGACCGTAAACCTGCAGGAGTGTGGAACAGAGGAAGACAGTCTGCAGTCAGCCGGGCAGCTCTTTAACCCGCCACTTGCACATTCCCTGTCTGTCGCATCGTGCGGCAACGTCTTTGGCTGCGGAGCTCAAGATGGTAAAGTCAGAATATTCCGAATCACCGGTCTCAAATTTGAACGTGAGCTGGAGTTTAAAGGTCACAGTCTGGGGGTATCGCAGGTGCTCTTCATGCCAGAGTCATACTGCTTGTTGACTGGGGGAAACGATGGGAAGGTGTTGCTCTGGGATGTCAGCAGCGACattggaaagcagcagaaaagtCCAGCAAAGTCAGTCCATAAAAGGAAGGGCCAAGCAGCTGCCAGAAAAGACGGAAAGCTCAACAAAGTGGCTTCAAGTGAACGTGCTGGGATTCTACCAAAGCTAACCATTGAGCATGGAGACAAGGTGAACTGGATCATGTGCACGGAGATCAAAGGCTCCACGAGAGTATTAGTTGCTGATCAGAGTAGCTCGATATCTGTTTATCCGCTGCCAGAGTCTTAG
- the RNF168 gene encoding E3 ubiquitin-protein ligase RNF168: MSKKSEAPLSLDDCLCQICMEVFVEPVTLPCNHTICNSCFQLTVENASLCCPFCRRRVSSWARYNARRNTLINWELWEKIQKKYPKECERRMNGQDLEEEIFVPHPQHQLSKPGELRQEYEAEVSKVEAERRAHEQEENKASEEYIQKLLAEEEEEHRLAEERRKEMEEQLKQDEKLAWQLSNSLNESLGEHTLSSSSRGDSLSRESPPASLCKTKNKPSNSGDIQKYLTPKHRDKSRSASLSRATEGGRTDPGCVISINEGSSTEGQDEQEEMPALSPQLSGVTKCSSDQDLFMQTYINFVNASASEKTTTVEQKNAHESNCLRDELLNTTCGFAGGEGDRAVLPRSKGEDGIVVDSDTLTHVESRNLESCAETSACIQPAINSTSDGESVIGDHTKMAGNEDEREPESLPNTKEAPKRKSSEPLAEAVVDADLDMLDKKRRTFPETLEEEAEWKSDFYLQMQKAFEQELHERRVQEEQDRLLALQLQRQFNKEERLLNRQKGSPDEYLLRAKTPQSVKDSSRKGSSKMAKDSKQSKKQSETNHHKGRKGSCDENWQSPTRVRMKSPSSGKVLNCVVNTNDSNDVHSVPKRRQKTILQMLKSPE; the protein is encoded by the exons ATGTCGAAGAAATCGGAGGCTCCTCTTTCTTTAGATGACTGCCTCTGCCAGATCTGCATGGAGGTCTTTGTGGAGCCCGTGACCCTGCCCTGCAACCACACCATCTGTAATTCTTGTTTCCAGCTGACAGTTGAAAATGCCAGTCTTTGTTGCCCTTTTTGTCGCCGTCGAGTCTCTTCTTGGGCACGATATAATGCCCGTAGGAATACTCTGATCAACTGGGAGCTCTGGGAGaagattcagaagaaatatcCAAAAGAATGTGAGCGTAGAATGAATGGACAGGATTTGGAAGAGGAAA TTTTTGTCCCCCATCCACAACACCAGCTGAGCAAACCTGGGGAACTCAGACAGGAATATGAAGCCGAGGTTAGCAAG GTGGAGGCAGAAAGGCGAGCACATGAACAGGAAGAGAACAAAGCGAGTGAGGAATACATTCAAAAGCTGCTggcagaagaagaggaagagcacAGATTGGCAGAAGAAAGACggaaggagatggaggagcAGCTTAAACAAGACGAGAAGTTGGCATGGCAGCTCAGTAACAGCTTG AATGAAAGTTTGGGAGAACACACGCTCAGCAGCTCTTCACGAGGAGACAGCCTCTCACGTGAATCACCCCCAGCGAGTCTGTGCAAGACGAAGAACAAACCAAGCAactctggagacattcaaaa gtATCTGACTCCAAAGCATCGTGACAAATCGCGATCAGCTTCACTCTCCAGAGCTACAGAGGGAGGCAGGACTGACCCTGGCTGTGTG ATCAGTATCaatgaaggcagcagcactgaggggcAAGATGAGCAAGAGGAAATGCCAGCGCTGTCCCCACAGCTGAGCGGTGTGACCAAATGTTCCAGCGATCAGGATTTGTTTATGCAGACATACATTAACTTTGTAAATGCTTCAGCTTCGGAGAAGACCACGACTGTTGAGCAAAAAAATGCACATGAGTCAAACTGTCTGAGAGATGAACTTCTAAATACAACTTGTGGGTttgcaggaggagaaggggatAGAGCAGTTCTTCCCAGATCCAAAGGAGAAGATGGAATAGTGGTGGACAGTGACACTTTAACTCACGTAGAAAGCAGAAACCttgaaagctgtgctgaaacAAGTGCTTGTATTCAGCCAGCAATAAATTCCACGTCTGATGGCGAAAGTGTAATAGGTGATCACACAAAGATGGctggaaatgaagatgaaaggGAACCGGAAAGTCTGCCAAACACTAAGGAGGCTCCCAAAAGAAAGTCTTCAGAACCACTGGCTGAAGCAGTGGTTGATGCTGACTTGGATATGCTTGACAAGAAGAGAAGAACTTTCCCAGAAACTTTGGAGGAAGAAGCGGAGTGGAAAAGTGActtttatttgcaaatgcagAAAGCTTTTGAGCAGGAGCTCCATGAAAGGCGCGTGCAAGAGGAGCAGGAcaggctgctggctctgcagctgcaaaggCAGTTCAACAAGGAGGAGAGGTTACTTAACCGACAGAAAGGATCTCCAGATGAATACCTTCTTCGTGCCAAAACACCTCAATCTGTGAAAGACTCTTCTAGAAAAGGAAGTTCTAAGATGGCAAAGGACTCAAAACAATCGAAAAAGCAGAGTGAAACAAATCACCACAAGGGTCGGAAAGGTTCTTGCGATGAAAACTGGCAGTCTCCTACCAGGGTCCGAATGAAATCACCCAGCAGTGGGAAAGTCTTGAATTGTGTTGTTAACACCAATGATTCAAATGATGTTCATTCAGTGCCTAAGAGAAGACAAAAGACAATCCTTCAGATGCTTAAAAGCCCTGAGTAG
- the UBXN7 gene encoding UBX domain-containing protein 7 — protein sequence MAAHGGSAASAALKGLIQQFTAITGASESVGKHMLEACNNNLEMAVTMFLDGGGIAEEPSTSSAAVSAVRPHTEDEVRAPIPQKQEILVEPEPLFGAPKRRRPARSIFDGFRDFQTETIRQEQELRNGGAVDKKLTTLADLFRPPIDLMHKGSFETAKECGQMQNKWLMINIQNVQDFACQCLNRDVWSNEAVKNIIREHFIFWQVYHDSEEGQRYIQFYKLADFPYVSILDPRTGQKLVEWHQLDVTSFLDQVTGFLSEHGQLDGHSTNPPQKCSRSESLIDASEDSQLEAAIRASLQETHFDSSQAKQESRSDEESESELFSGSEEFISVCGSEEEEESENPAKLRKSPHKDLGYKKEEIRRPQPEPPARTEPGTTSNHRVLPCIDAGVAEEPADKPGSTLQGLDVNGPKAQLMLRYPDGKREQISLPEQAKLLALVKHVQSKGYPNERFELLTNFPRRKLSHLDYEITLQEAGLCPQETVFVQERN from the exons ATGGCGGCGCACGGGGGCTCGGCGGCCTCCGCGGCGCTGAAAGGGTTAATCCAGCAGTTCACCGCCATCACGG GTGCCAGTGAAAGCGTGGGAAAACATATGCTTGAAGCATGCAACAACAACCTGGAGATGGCTGTCACCATGTTTCTGGATGGTGGAGGCATAGCAGAGGAgcccagcaccagctctgcagcagtgtcTGCAGTTCGACCACACACCGA GGATGAAGTACGAGCTCCAATTCCACAGAAACAGGAAATTTTAGTAGAGCCTGAGCCCTTGTTTGGAG ctCCTAAAAGACGCAGACCTGCACGTTCAATATTTGACGGCTTTCGGGATTTTCAAACAGAAACCA TTCGACAGGAACAGGAGCTACGGAATGGAGGAGCAGTAGATAAGAAACTCACTACCTTAGCAGACCTCTTCAGGCCTCCCATTGATCTGATGCACAAAGGCAGCTTTGAGACG GCCAAAGAGTGTGGTCAGATGCAGAACAAATGGCTCATGATAAACATTCAGAACGTGCAAGATTTTGCTTGCCAGTGTCTGAACCGCGATGTTTGGAGCAATGAGGCTGTGAAGAACATCATCCGGGAACACTTCATTTTTTGGCag GTGTATCACGACAGTGAGGAGGGGCAGAGGTACATACAGTTTTATAAGTTAGCAGACTTCCCTTATGTCTCCATCCTGGATCCCAGGACAG GCCAGAAACTAGTGGAGTGGCACCAGTTGGACGTGACGTCTTTCTTGGACCAAGTGACCGGGTTCCTGAGTGAGCACGGGCAGCTGGATGGGCATTCTACCAACCCTCCCCAGAAATGCTCCCGTTCG GAGAGCCTCATTGATGCCAGTGAGGACAGCCAGCTGGAAGCTGCCATCAGAGCTTCGTTACAGGAGACACATTTTGATTCCTCACAAGCCAAGCAGGAGAGTCGATCAGATGAGGAATCTGAGTCAGAGCTTTTTTCTGGAAGTGAAgagttcatttctgtttgtggatctgaggaggaggaggaatcGGAGAATCCTGCCAAGTTGAGGAAGTCTCCACACAAGGACTTGGGGTATAAAAAAGAGGAGATCCGGAGGCCTCAGCCTGAACCCCCTGCAAGGACTGAGCCTGGGACAACATCAAATCATAGAGTACTGCCCTGCATTGATGCAGGGGTAGCGGAGGAGCCAGCTGACAAGCCTGGAAGTACGTTGCAGGGCCTAGATGTGAATG GACCAAAGGCACAGCTGATGCTAAGGTATCCAGATggaaagagagaacaaattTCACTGCCTGAACAAGCTAAACTTCTG GCTCTTGTGAAACATGTCCAGTCAAAAGGATACCCCAATGAACGCTTTGAACTCCTCACCAACTTCCCTCGAAGGAAACTCTCTCACCTGGACTATGAGATCACATTACAGGAGGCAGGCCTGTGTCCTCAAGAGACTGTCTTTGTGCAGGAGAGGAATTAG